A window of the Helianthus annuus cultivar XRQ/B chromosome 4, HanXRQr2.0-SUNRISE, whole genome shotgun sequence genome harbors these coding sequences:
- the LOC110943030 gene encoding uncharacterized protein LOC110943030 has translation MAIKKYIRALPDCVVDFVHAAKTATIKETYLLAAEINDKRGEKTKGKKGKEDGLYMPPDRMSKLVVEIPRPDGSKKVDETQNAFAALKANMKGSKRFEEENKVLMEKEEQGTSKPKRRQPTRKAQQAEDISKRDTEGKSDKEIQRNYQYLLTKVRTLEQFSKVLYQKLSEKDDESMRNDYLEYIMAYKKYRAEKYQYKEWTISELQEETARIQKMIQDKVTRWREEKVLATYKNLEELRKRDSTAPKKPNFPEAVVPVKQQKLPIRGPTAPHASILYQRRKEKQIDELTKEDKAQEEYIIKMVLQAFIEEKQDSAQSKL, from the exons ATGGcaatcaagaaatacatccgagctctacccgactgtgttgttGATTTTGTGCATGCCGCAAAGACAGCAACGATCAAAGAAACTTACCTGCTTGctgccgagatcaacgacaagcgg ggggagaaaactaAAGGGAAGAAGGGAAAAGAAGATGGTTTATACATGCCACCAGATCGAATGTCCAAACTTGTGGTTGAAATCCCAaggccagatggttccaaaaaggttgatgagactcAAAATGCATTTGCTGCATTAAAGGCAAACATGAAAGGGTCTAAAAGGTTTGAGGAGGAGAATAAAGTTTTGATGGAAAAAGAAGAGCAGGGTACTTCTAAACCTAAAAGAAGACAGCCTACCAGAAAA GCCCAACAGGCAGAGGATATATCTAAAAGAGATACAGAAGGAAAGTCTGACAAAGAGATTCAAAGAAATTATCAATACCTACTCACCAAAGTTAGAACTTTAGAGCAGTTCTCAAAAGTCCTTTATCAGAAattatcagaaaaagatgatgaaagcATGAGAAATGACTATCTTGAATACATAATGGCATACAAGAAGTACAGGGCAGAAAAGTATCAATACAAAGAATGGACCATCAGTGAACTGCAAGAGGAGACAGCCAGAATTCAAAAGATGATTCAAGACAAG GTTACAAGGTGGAGAGAAGAAAAGGTATTAGCAACCTACAAAAATTTGGAAGAGTTAAGGAAGAGAGATTCCACTGCTCCTAAAAAGCCTAATTTTCCGGAAGCAGTGGTTCcagtcaaacaacaaaaattgcCAATTAGGGGACCCACTGCTCCACATGCTagcatcctttatcaaagaaggaaagAAAAGCAGATTGATGaattaacaaaagaagacaaGGCTCAAGAAGAATACATCATCAAAATGGTTCTTCAGGCATTTATAGAAGAAAAACAAGACTCGGCACAatctaaactttaa
- the LOC110943029 gene encoding uncharacterized protein LOC110943029 → MNRIATVDALNRRNIGVGSSACGLCEEDEESVEHLFTSCYFASMLWTLISNWCKCLPMVVFSFRGLIEIHNHVGLDGKKKKVLKGLVRIGCWSIWKMRNNARFENKEVKLEYIFGEVKKIGFLWFKSRNKNVETTWVDWCKFVNL, encoded by the coding sequence ATGAATAGGATCGCTACCGTCGATGCGCTTAATAGACGTAACATTGGAGTTGGTAGTTCGGCTTGTGGGCTTTGCGAGGAAGATGAAGAGAGTGTTGAGCACTTGTTTACATCGTGTTATTTTGCGTCTATGCTTTGGACGTTGATTAGTAATTGGTGCAAGTGTCTCCCGATGGTGGTTTTTTCTTTTAGGGGTCTTATTGAGATTCATAATCACGTTGGTTTGGACGGGAAGAAGAAAAAGGTTCTCAAAGGTCTTGTTAGAATTGGGTGTTGGTCGATTTGGAAAATGAGAAATAATGCGAGGTTCGAGAATAAAGAGGTTAAATTAGAGTACATATTCGGGGAGGTTAAGAAGATAGGCTTTTTATGGTTTAAGTCTAGGAATAAAAATGTTGAGACGACTTGGGTTGATTGGTGTAAGTTTGTAAATTTGTAA